A genomic region of Gimesia chilikensis contains the following coding sequences:
- the rpsK gene encoding 30S ribosomal protein S11 has translation MAKVKRKKVKRHITKAIAYIKATFNNTTVTITDLNGDVLCWATAGTSGFKGSRKSTPFAAQRAAEICAEKASKFGVKEMEIRVKGPGSGRESAITGLQTAGISIKAIEDITPLPHNGCRPPKKRRV, from the coding sequence GTGGCTAAAGTCAAACGAAAAAAAGTGAAACGTCACATCACTAAAGCGATTGCTTACATTAAAGCAACGTTTAACAACACCACGGTTACGATTACCGATCTGAACGGCGATGTACTCTGCTGGGCCACAGCAGGTACTTCCGGATTCAAGGGAAGTCGTAAGAGCACTCCTTTTGCTGCTCAGCGGGCTGCAGAAATCTGTGCGGAAAAAGCTTCCAAGTTTGGTGTGAAAGAAATGGAAATTCGCGTCAAGGGACCTGGTTCCGGACGGGAAAGTGCAATCACCGGTCTGCAGACAGCTGGTATCTCGATCAAGGCGATCGAAGACATCACCCCGCTGCCACACAACGGTTGCCGTCCTCCGAAAAAACGTCGCGTCTGA
- a CDS encoding transglutaminase-like domain-containing protein: protein MQTRLRSWLKSRNVALSLGLWLVGSLTGCAEQPVPAVEAATQQAGQNASVEEADVWQVIYVNDQRIGYARSQTHQSGEGESRVVLQQSDSYLKLKRFGQALNLETHLKTKETPAGELLAYTFEMQNPPAASTVSEGEVRDGTLHIKTSVANQAKQSQLKWKPTFHSPSYIDQFFQKQPLQPGEEQSFSMLLPEYNKVTDVQLKALEYEKTELYGGEEAECLHVEMKQSLLPGMTIDLYVTREGKIPKTVADFLGSAMITYTVSKEVALEELSGKELDLAVQTLIKVKPIPGAHDTERVVYEITLTDGDPTSVLPESETQKVEKLNEHRARLTVQKAAAPQKFPKADVDKEYLQPSQFLQSDDSRVVEHAKQAVQSETNPWKQAVQMEKYVHEHLRKKNFSTALASAGEVAKNMEGDCTEHAVLLAAMLRAMNLPARVVVGLVYIPSRASFGGHMWTEVYLDGRWIPLDATLGKGGIGAGHIKLADSSLSENAPAPLAIFLPILQAVGKLSIDVKETTPGTAR from the coding sequence ATGCAAACCCGATTACGATCCTGGCTGAAAAGTCGAAACGTGGCTCTGTCTCTGGGGCTGTGGCTCGTAGGGAGCCTGACAGGCTGTGCAGAACAGCCGGTGCCTGCTGTGGAAGCAGCCACTCAACAGGCAGGCCAGAACGCATCCGTGGAGGAAGCAGACGTCTGGCAGGTGATTTACGTGAATGACCAGCGGATTGGTTATGCCCGTTCGCAGACGCACCAGTCAGGTGAAGGGGAGAGCCGGGTCGTTCTGCAACAGAGTGATTCCTATCTGAAGCTGAAGCGGTTTGGGCAGGCTCTGAATCTGGAGACGCATCTGAAAACGAAAGAGACGCCCGCTGGTGAGTTGCTGGCGTATACGTTTGAAATGCAGAATCCCCCCGCTGCTTCCACGGTTTCTGAGGGCGAAGTACGCGACGGGACCCTGCACATCAAAACCAGCGTGGCGAATCAGGCCAAACAGTCGCAGTTGAAATGGAAGCCGACATTTCATTCTCCCAGTTATATTGACCAGTTTTTCCAGAAGCAGCCGCTCCAGCCGGGAGAGGAGCAGTCATTCTCAATGCTGCTGCCTGAATACAACAAAGTAACCGACGTGCAGCTCAAGGCCCTCGAATACGAGAAAACAGAGCTGTATGGCGGGGAAGAGGCCGAATGCCTGCACGTGGAGATGAAACAGTCCCTGTTGCCCGGAATGACGATTGATTTATACGTCACGCGGGAAGGGAAGATTCCGAAAACGGTGGCCGATTTCCTGGGATCGGCGATGATTACTTATACGGTAAGTAAAGAGGTCGCCCTGGAAGAGTTGTCCGGTAAGGAACTGGATCTGGCGGTGCAGACGCTGATCAAGGTCAAACCGATCCCCGGGGCACATGATACAGAGCGTGTCGTCTATGAGATTACGCTGACCGATGGTGATCCGACGTCGGTCTTGCCGGAGAGTGAGACGCAGAAAGTGGAGAAACTGAATGAACATCGGGCCCGGCTCACCGTGCAGAAGGCGGCAGCGCCCCAGAAGTTTCCCAAAGCGGATGTGGATAAAGAGTATCTGCAACCTTCCCAGTTTCTCCAGTCTGACGATTCACGTGTGGTCGAGCATGCGAAGCAGGCGGTGCAATCTGAAACCAATCCCTGGAAGCAGGCTGTGCAGATGGAAAAGTATGTGCATGAGCATCTGCGGAAGAAGAATTTTTCGACGGCACTGGCGTCTGCAGGCGAAGTGGCGAAGAATATGGAAGGGGATTGTACTGAGCATGCGGTGCTGCTGGCGGCGATGCTGCGGGCCATGAATCTGCCTGCGCGTGTGGTGGTGGGGCTGGTCTACATTCCAAGTCGGGCAAGCTTCGGCGGGCATATGTGGACCGAGGTCTATCTGGATGGCCGCTGGATTCCCCTGGATGCGACTCTGGGAAAAGGGGGGATCGGCGCGGGGCACATTAAACTGGCGGACTCCAGTCTGTCTGAGAATGCTCCGGCACCACTGGCGATCTTCTTACCTATCTTACAGGCAGTGGGAAAACTTTCGATCGATGTGAAAGAGACGACGCCGGGAACGGCGCGTTGA
- the rplQ gene encoding 50S ribosomal protein L17 → MRHRMRGRKLGRNASHRKAMFRNMAVSLIKTVRIDEEAENAPKVSGRITTTVQKAKELRPFIEKLITVAKKAQPHIENAAQYATSAEKNSSEWKTWRESEQWNQWNQALAPALSYRRRAFAELRDNEAVDILFNELAERFAERNGGYTRVVRLATVRLGDAGAQAIIEFVGERDRVKPTRRSETLGSTATEEATEEAPADEEAPAEETAETESEAAADEAPATEAEASEGETAEAEEEKKEE, encoded by the coding sequence ATGCGACACCGAATGAGAGGCCGCAAATTAGGCCGCAATGCATCACACCGTAAGGCGATGTTCCGCAACATGGCGGTGAGCCTCATCAAGACAGTCCGGATCGACGAGGAAGCTGAAAACGCTCCCAAGGTTTCCGGTCGGATCACCACCACCGTGCAGAAAGCCAAAGAACTGCGTCCGTTCATCGAAAAGCTGATCACGGTTGCCAAGAAAGCTCAGCCACACATCGAGAACGCTGCCCAGTACGCAACTTCCGCTGAGAAGAACTCCAGCGAATGGAAGACCTGGCGTGAATCTGAGCAGTGGAATCAGTGGAACCAGGCTCTGGCACCCGCTCTGAGCTACCGTCGTCGGGCATTCGCTGAACTGCGTGACAACGAAGCTGTCGATATCCTGTTCAACGAACTGGCAGAACGCTTTGCAGAACGCAATGGTGGATACACCCGCGTTGTGCGTCTGGCAACCGTCCGTCTGGGCGATGCCGGTGCTCAGGCCATCATCGAATTTGTCGGCGAACGGGATCGCGTCAAGCCAACCCGCCGCAGCGAAACACTGGGTTCCACAGCGACTGAAGAAGCAACCGAGGAAGCACCAGCTGACGAAGAAGCTCCCGCTGAAGAAACAGCAGAAACAGAAAGCGAAGCAGCCGCTGACGAAGCTCCTGCCACTGAAGCAGAAGCCTCAGAAGGGGAAACTGCTGAAGCTGAAGAAGAGAAAAAAGAGGAGTAA
- a CDS encoding Do family serine endopeptidase — protein MKALTANRNWMFAIIGSACLVGAAVGVAQKDVSSDVPVAASATELSSIFRDVSKRAMPSIVSIETVSKTSQVSNQQMMPFGDDSPFKDLFENDPRFKDMFKQHQNQPRRAPRKMGTGSGFIINKSGLIMTNSHVVNGADVVKVTLNDGREFTASDIKTDPRSDVAVIKIDAPDLVAIPLGDSSKMEIGDWVLAIGNPFGIGMSVTNGIISAKSRGPGINDREDYLQTDAAINPGNSGGPLLNLRGEVIGINTAISSRSGGYDGVGFAIPVNMARWVSGQLIDHGMVKRSFLGVGIQPISNDLSKSFDIKVGQGAIITQVMEDSPADKADLKTGDIILNFAGKDVSGPRNLQGIVEQLSVDKSYTMELLRDGKRVHKQVTMQEMPKSFSVAKNESPLEDSSKGKQKTSVNDLKIEVQPLTKELANQLGYSDDVNGVVITSVEPGSAAEEAGLMKGMIIEKIGTTEVTTMDQFNLGLKEAKEKDRVLLLVRNHSGARFVVVQK, from the coding sequence ATGAAAGCGTTAACAGCAAATCGAAACTGGATGTTCGCTATCATAGGTAGCGCTTGTCTGGTGGGTGCCGCAGTGGGTGTGGCTCAGAAAGATGTGTCTTCTGATGTCCCGGTGGCTGCGAGTGCGACAGAGTTATCAAGTATATTCCGCGATGTCAGCAAACGGGCGATGCCTTCGATCGTATCGATCGAAACGGTCAGCAAAACATCCCAGGTATCGAATCAGCAGATGATGCCCTTTGGTGATGACTCCCCGTTCAAAGACCTGTTTGAAAATGATCCGCGGTTCAAAGACATGTTCAAGCAGCATCAGAACCAGCCGCGTCGGGCTCCCCGCAAGATGGGAACCGGTTCCGGATTCATTATTAACAAGTCCGGTCTGATCATGACCAACTCGCACGTGGTGAATGGGGCCGATGTGGTCAAAGTCACCCTGAACGACGGTCGCGAATTCACCGCATCCGACATCAAGACCGACCCGCGGTCTGACGTTGCCGTGATTAAGATCGATGCACCAGATCTGGTAGCCATTCCGCTGGGCGACAGCTCCAAGATGGAAATCGGTGACTGGGTACTGGCGATCGGTAACCCCTTCGGTATCGGTATGAGTGTGACAAACGGGATCATCAGTGCGAAGAGCCGTGGTCCGGGAATTAACGATCGTGAAGACTACCTGCAGACTGACGCAGCCATCAACCCTGGTAATAGTGGTGGTCCGCTGTTGAACCTGCGTGGCGAAGTGATCGGCATCAACACTGCCATCTCCAGCCGCAGTGGTGGCTACGATGGTGTTGGTTTTGCAATTCCGGTCAACATGGCTCGCTGGGTCTCCGGACAGTTAATTGACCATGGTATGGTGAAACGTTCCTTCCTGGGCGTAGGCATCCAGCCGATCAGCAACGATCTGTCCAAGTCCTTCGATATCAAAGTCGGTCAGGGAGCGATCATCACCCAGGTGATGGAAGATTCTCCGGCTGATAAAGCAGACCTCAAGACAGGTGACATCATCCTGAACTTTGCAGGTAAAGATGTTTCCGGTCCGCGGAATCTGCAGGGAATCGTCGAACAGCTGTCTGTCGACAAATCCTACACGATGGAACTGTTACGGGATGGCAAACGCGTCCACAAGCAGGTCACGATGCAGGAAATGCCTAAGAGCTTCTCAGTCGCTAAGAACGAGTCTCCCCTGGAAGACTCCAGCAAAGGGAAGCAGAAGACCAGCGTCAACGATCTCAAAATTGAAGTTCAGCCTTTGACCAAAGAGCTGGCCAACCAGCTGGGCTACTCAGACGACGTTAACGGGGTGGTCATCACCTCGGTCGAGCCTGGTAGTGCCGCTGAAGAAGCCGGCCTGATGAAAGGCATGATCATTGAAAAGATTGGGACAACTGAAGTGACTACTATGGATCAGTTTAATCTCGGCTTGAAAGAAGCCAAAGAAAAAGACCGCGTCCTGCTGCTGGTTCGGAACCACAGCGGTGCCCGCTTCGTCGTGGTCCAGAAGTAG
- a CDS encoding SoxR reducing system RseC family protein encodes MAKASYTLREGRVYVHQKCRQSTQVNGDDFEGLCNPFKLCLGTVCAHCGGPRALRTFHWADTGEQLDDYRRRLRTKVPPIYSWWYLWISPMIGLIAGTIIGPLFLNNSSLPVAAGSALVGALIMYLIIGPKLLMLIAPKKYYQLR; translated from the coding sequence ATGGCCAAAGCTTCATATACCCTGCGCGAAGGGCGTGTTTACGTCCATCAGAAATGTCGGCAATCCACCCAGGTCAATGGCGACGATTTCGAAGGCTTATGCAACCCGTTCAAACTCTGCCTGGGAACCGTCTGCGCTCATTGTGGCGGCCCCCGCGCATTGCGCACTTTCCACTGGGCTGACACCGGCGAACAACTGGATGACTACCGCAGACGCCTCCGCACGAAAGTTCCCCCGATCTATTCCTGGTGGTATCTCTGGATCTCCCCAATGATCGGCCTCATCGCCGGCACCATTATCGGGCCACTCTTTCTGAATAACAGCAGCCTGCCCGTCGCCGCCGGCTCCGCCCTGGTCGGCGCACTGATCATGTACCTGATCATCGGCCCCAAACTGTTGATGCTGATCGCCCCGAAAAAGTATTATCAACTCAGGTAG
- the rnc gene encoding ribonuclease III, whose product MLYDLSPAEIDVLLEECQHNLGYSFTNYELLKCCLTHTSAAKTRMDSNERLEFLGDAILGALVCEKLFHQFPNSPEGELTRIKSAVVSRNTCTRLAREKGLDRFIFVGKGLAMTETLPESLLAGMFEAIIAGIYLDGGMEPVHEFLDPLIERENMKASRSVHGFNYKSLLQQYSQKKFSQTPVYELVDEKGPDHSKFFKVTAIIGEIQYEPAWGSTKKEAEQRAALNALRQNEDENGSDWELPSMPDDI is encoded by the coding sequence ATGCTGTACGATCTCAGTCCCGCAGAGATCGACGTACTCCTTGAGGAGTGTCAACACAATCTGGGTTACTCATTCACCAACTATGAACTGCTGAAATGCTGCCTGACCCACACCTCCGCCGCCAAGACCCGCATGGACTCCAACGAGCGGCTCGAGTTCCTCGGAGACGCCATTCTGGGTGCACTGGTCTGTGAGAAGCTGTTCCACCAGTTCCCCAATTCTCCCGAGGGAGAGCTGACCCGCATTAAGTCGGCGGTCGTCAGCCGCAATACCTGTACCCGGCTGGCACGTGAGAAAGGCCTCGATCGGTTCATCTTCGTCGGCAAGGGACTGGCGATGACCGAGACGCTCCCTGAATCGCTCCTGGCTGGCATGTTCGAAGCGATCATCGCCGGAATCTATCTCGACGGCGGAATGGAACCGGTACACGAGTTCCTGGATCCGCTGATCGAGCGTGAAAACATGAAAGCCTCCCGCTCGGTGCACGGCTTCAATTACAAGAGCCTCTTACAGCAGTATTCGCAGAAGAAGTTTTCTCAGACCCCGGTCTATGAACTGGTCGATGAGAAAGGCCCCGATCATTCGAAGTTTTTCAAGGTGACCGCCATCATCGGCGAAATTCAGTATGAGCCGGCCTGGGGCTCCACCAAAAAAGAAGCCGAACAGCGGGCCGCGCTGAATGCACTCAGACAGAATGAAGATGAAAACGGATCAGACTGGGAACTACCGTCGATGCCCGATGACATCTGA
- a CDS encoding BON domain-containing protein, with amino-acid sequence MKRYRKWVLTLGIMAVTPGITMAGPLDFFTKKSEQSSSTAVSGKISNNQKVANDIADALRQARLTGYNMEIEFNKGVAVLSGKIPTAAQKAQATRLISRVEGVTRVDNRLVVSEAAGNPTASTAPGTPQKSLNPFRRADDIVQASASADPFLKGSLQQAQFEQSVENRRSNVQTVSHQAAAPRSAGVSNQQMAEQLAKALGPALASAHEVEIRYKNGTAILQGSIGSPREKQMATQIAQRVPGVKAVDNRLQVQASAPQTSMIQPTNYMNYQAPNPGPGGPPMMSPQPGMGPVANNVYNSPHLPETAWPTYANYPNYAQVAYPSQYSASAFPYIGPFYPYPQVPLGWRQAQLEWDDGSWKLNFRPRTDRWWWFMNPKNW; translated from the coding sequence ATGAAACGGTATCGTAAGTGGGTCTTGACGCTGGGGATCATGGCGGTGACTCCCGGTATCACAATGGCCGGACCCTTGGATTTCTTCACAAAGAAATCTGAACAGTCTAGTTCGACCGCTGTATCGGGCAAGATTTCCAACAATCAGAAAGTCGCCAATGACATTGCCGACGCTCTGAGACAAGCCCGGTTAACCGGTTACAACATGGAAATCGAATTCAACAAAGGTGTTGCAGTACTTTCCGGTAAAATTCCGACTGCTGCACAAAAAGCACAGGCCACCCGGCTGATCTCACGGGTCGAAGGTGTGACCCGTGTCGACAACCGCCTGGTTGTCAGTGAAGCTGCCGGTAACCCGACTGCTTCAACCGCTCCTGGGACTCCTCAAAAGAGCCTCAATCCTTTCCGTAGAGCGGACGACATTGTCCAGGCCTCTGCTTCAGCAGATCCCTTCCTGAAAGGGTCTCTGCAACAGGCTCAGTTCGAACAATCTGTGGAAAACCGACGTTCCAATGTGCAAACCGTCTCTCATCAGGCTGCTGCTCCTCGCAGTGCCGGTGTGAGCAACCAGCAGATGGCAGAACAACTGGCCAAAGCACTGGGACCAGCCCTGGCATCCGCTCACGAAGTGGAAATCCGCTACAAAAACGGAACAGCTATCCTGCAGGGATCAATCGGATCTCCTCGGGAAAAACAGATGGCAACCCAGATTGCCCAGCGTGTTCCGGGTGTAAAAGCGGTTGATAACCGTCTGCAGGTTCAGGCTTCTGCTCCCCAGACGTCCATGATTCAGCCAACCAACTACATGAATTATCAGGCTCCTAATCCTGGTCCTGGTGGCCCTCCAATGATGAGCCCCCAGCCTGGTATGGGTCCTGTTGCCAACAATGTTTACAACAGCCCGCACCTGCCTGAAACTGCCTGGCCAACTTATGCAAACTACCCGAACTACGCTCAGGTAGCTTACCCCAGCCAGTACTCAGCCAGTGCCTTCCCTTACATCGGGCCCTTCTACCCCTATCCTCAGGTTCCACTGGGATGGCGTCAGGCTCAGCTCGAATGGGATGATGGCTCCTGGAAACTGAACTTCCGCCCTCGCACCGACCGCTGGTGGTGGTTCATGAATCCAAAGAACTGGTAA
- a CDS encoding putative metallopeptidase gives MSTQQPFNFSHAMYRLCSDVSRRLPEFHHVDMDRIAVAFAQARRNVPYGMQAKLTPLRFENGALQTTRYGRKWTVQRVYQDQQEMLYILTFYLPRFLNHSFKEKMITVLHELYHISPAFDGDIRRLAGHYHVHSHSQKEYDAHMAVLVDQYMKLNPPPELFGFLKCRFSTLQKKHGGVVGLQIPIPKLIPVTDTRIA, from the coding sequence ATGTCAACGCAGCAGCCTTTTAATTTCAGTCACGCGATGTACCGCCTGTGCAGCGACGTCTCGCGTCGGCTGCCTGAATTTCATCATGTCGATATGGACCGGATCGCGGTCGCCTTTGCCCAGGCCCGCCGCAATGTACCTTACGGCATGCAGGCCAAGTTGACGCCTCTGCGGTTTGAGAACGGGGCTCTGCAGACCACGCGTTACGGCCGCAAGTGGACGGTGCAGCGGGTGTACCAGGATCAGCAGGAGATGCTGTATATCCTCACCTTTTATCTACCGCGGTTTCTGAACCATTCGTTCAAAGAGAAGATGATTACTGTGCTGCACGAACTGTATCACATCAGCCCGGCCTTCGACGGCGACATCCGCCGCCTGGCAGGACATTACCACGTGCACTCGCACAGCCAGAAAGAATACGACGCCCACATGGCGGTACTGGTCGACCAGTATATGAAACTGAACCCGCCTCCCGAACTGTTCGGATTCCTCAAGTGCCGTTTCTCGACGCTGCAGAAAAAGCACGGCGGCGTCGTGGGGCTGCAGATCCCGATTCCGAAGCTGATTCCGGTGACCGATACGCGGATTGCGTAG
- a CDS encoding DNA-directed RNA polymerase subunit alpha: MRIRWRGLELPSRVIPDRDSMTSTYGMFVAEPFERGFGATIGNSLRRILLSSLEGSAVTRVKIQGVQHEFTTIPGVVEDITEICLNLKSLIVKNSSSTTKTLRIEKHERGVVTGADVITDDQVEVINKDLVIATMTDDVPLNMELTIDNGRGYIPASEHAQHETEVGVIPLDATFSPVVRVRYKIEDTRVGQRTNYDKLILEIWTNGTVKPDMALVEASKILRKHLNPFITYREPGPEMPPEGGLKGMLDTTGYAPIDLELEEKLNQSLAELNLSVRATNCLESEGINTVRDLVGKTEDHLLHVRNFGETTLVEVRERLNQIGLRLGMKIPSSSSQQPR, translated from the coding sequence ATGCGAATCCGTTGGCGAGGACTGGAATTACCAAGCCGTGTCATCCCTGACCGGGACTCAATGACATCCACCTATGGTATGTTTGTAGCCGAACCATTCGAACGTGGATTCGGTGCGACGATCGGCAACAGTCTGCGGCGCATTCTGCTTTCCAGCCTGGAAGGCAGCGCAGTGACACGCGTCAAAATTCAGGGCGTGCAGCACGAGTTCACCACGATTCCCGGTGTTGTCGAAGACATTACCGAAATCTGCCTGAACCTCAAGTCGCTGATCGTCAAGAACTCCAGCTCAACTACCAAGACACTGCGAATTGAAAAACACGAGCGTGGTGTGGTTACCGGTGCTGACGTCATTACCGACGATCAGGTTGAAGTAATCAACAAAGATCTGGTAATCGCCACCATGACCGACGACGTTCCACTCAACATGGAACTGACCATTGATAACGGCCGTGGTTATATCCCCGCTTCCGAGCATGCTCAGCATGAAACCGAAGTTGGTGTGATTCCCCTCGACGCTACGTTTTCACCGGTTGTTCGCGTCCGTTACAAAATTGAAGATACCCGTGTTGGTCAGCGAACCAACTACGACAAGCTGATCCTGGAAATCTGGACCAACGGAACCGTAAAGCCCGATATGGCCCTGGTAGAAGCTTCCAAGATTCTGCGGAAACACCTCAATCCGTTTATTACTTACCGTGAGCCCGGTCCAGAAATGCCACCGGAAGGCGGTCTCAAAGGGATGCTGGATACGACCGGTTACGCACCGATCGACCTGGAACTGGAAGAGAAACTCAACCAGAGCCTGGCCGAGCTGAATCTGTCTGTCCGTGCAACCAACTGCCTGGAATCGGAAGGGATCAACACCGTTCGCGACCTGGTCGGCAAAACGGAAGATCATCTGTTACACGTACGTAATTTCGGGGAAACCACGCTGGTTGAAGTTCGTGAACGACTGAACCAGATTGGTCTGCGTCTGGGGATGAAGATTCCCAGCTCGTCTTCACAACAGCCGCGTTAA
- a CDS encoding PcfJ domain-containing protein has protein sequence MSRLTCFRRRLPYRKQTGCLSKLRQQSAEFKTTRSAPRVEDFLGNEEEGWPEAWEYDCYDPTSAADRFYFQFQQALESQWKRPVELLIPRPSASQADAVPKEGEVQLARTDLLQLVENLESQVDALASAVSQGKIRRIESLVPETELPAAIRRLAAQQVADQTSESLSWLSLVVFFKPFWIRSAESWTGQSKSSLIQHLFVHYPVPEFLIDAWDHFQEAAEKRFKWQHWLIILGQGGSLRLVPGKTWRKMQQYLFDVPWHELPEMPRTPALACIYAEVRRLGGDVQIWKWLALHPAFAIDPTEAGGENQMAFWSETVNWLISHRDQLSTELSERILDWAMHEFLTWEMLQRNFTWKGRTFEAICQSAQEFRRRIIFDGYQAHYTAVRWREHGWDWSWSDEWNQWKVHELTSGVELQYEGKMMRHCVAGYTSRCVKGTSAIFRLTRNDQPCLTLEVDPRTCTLAQARGKQNRSATAEEQRVVDLWLSRKVEMQEVSV, from the coding sequence ATGTCACGACTAACTTGTTTTCGCCGTCGCCTTCCGTATCGCAAACAAACCGGTTGTCTTAGCAAGCTGCGTCAACAGTCAGCTGAATTTAAAACCACTCGGAGTGCGCCCCGGGTTGAAGATTTCCTCGGAAATGAAGAAGAGGGTTGGCCTGAGGCCTGGGAATACGACTGCTATGATCCTACTTCTGCTGCGGATCGGTTCTACTTTCAATTTCAGCAGGCATTGGAATCGCAGTGGAAGCGGCCTGTTGAGTTGCTGATTCCTCGTCCATCTGCATCGCAGGCAGATGCAGTGCCTAAAGAGGGAGAGGTGCAGCTGGCGAGAACCGATCTGCTTCAGCTGGTAGAGAATCTGGAATCGCAGGTGGATGCATTAGCAAGTGCCGTGAGCCAGGGCAAGATCAGGCGAATAGAGTCTCTGGTTCCCGAGACAGAACTTCCTGCAGCGATCCGGCGACTGGCTGCGCAACAGGTGGCGGACCAGACCTCGGAATCATTGAGCTGGCTCTCGCTGGTGGTCTTTTTCAAGCCGTTCTGGATCCGGTCGGCGGAGTCCTGGACCGGACAGAGTAAGTCATCCCTGATCCAGCACCTGTTTGTGCACTACCCGGTACCGGAGTTTCTGATCGATGCCTGGGATCATTTTCAGGAAGCCGCCGAGAAGCGGTTCAAGTGGCAGCACTGGCTGATCATCCTGGGGCAGGGGGGGAGCTTGAGGCTGGTGCCGGGGAAAACGTGGCGGAAAATGCAGCAGTATCTGTTTGATGTCCCTTGGCACGAGTTGCCGGAGATGCCTCGTACTCCTGCTCTGGCCTGTATCTACGCAGAAGTACGCCGACTTGGTGGTGATGTGCAGATCTGGAAGTGGTTGGCACTGCATCCGGCGTTTGCCATTGATCCGACCGAAGCTGGTGGCGAGAACCAAATGGCGTTCTGGTCTGAAACGGTCAACTGGTTGATTAGTCACCGTGATCAGCTTTCGACTGAACTGAGTGAGCGAATCCTGGACTGGGCGATGCATGAATTTCTCACCTGGGAAATGCTGCAGAGGAATTTTACCTGGAAGGGACGCACCTTCGAGGCGATCTGCCAATCTGCGCAAGAGTTTCGCAGGAGGATTATCTTTGATGGGTATCAAGCTCACTATACTGCAGTGAGATGGCGGGAGCATGGCTGGGACTGGAGCTGGTCAGATGAGTGGAATCAATGGAAGGTGCACGAACTGACCTCCGGCGTGGAGTTGCAATATGAGGGAAAAATGATGCGGCATTGTGTAGCGGGCTATACAAGTCGCTGTGTGAAAGGGACCTCAGCGATCTTCCGGCTGACGCGAAATGATCAGCCCTGTCTGACGCTGGAAGTCGATCCACGAACATGTACGCTGGCGCAGGCGCGGGGGAAACAGAATCGGAGTGCGACGGCAGAAGAACAACGGGTCGTAGATCTCTGGTTGTCACGGAAAGTGGAGATGCAGGAAGTCTCTGTTTGA
- a CDS encoding DUF6882 domain-containing protein, protein MDYDTLLNQHLCFAFDRQLLLADLVEDLDWGYDVSTGLLTFGDRYEFQAEILGTEAAGDSSWLWSWANEMSSLPPERTQAALELKQLGEGEGIPELSDARHSLSVVNGHALGMIAVGQKLGQAYYHGPHAQGAVLLLIVEPEMPWSVDHSLQRITANFPQIIAQMEVADHKNALFHYLQHYGLEPKVSAHALVVEEDGQELLQATFDELNRLQELKASLS, encoded by the coding sequence ATGGACTACGACACACTCCTGAATCAGCACCTCTGTTTTGCCTTCGATCGTCAGTTGCTTCTGGCTGACCTCGTGGAAGACCTGGACTGGGGCTACGACGTTTCCACGGGACTCCTCACCTTCGGAGACCGCTATGAATTTCAGGCGGAGATTCTGGGAACTGAGGCCGCCGGCGATTCCAGCTGGCTCTGGTCCTGGGCGAACGAGATGAGCTCCCTGCCTCCAGAACGCACGCAGGCGGCACTGGAGCTCAAGCAGCTGGGTGAAGGAGAAGGAATCCCCGAACTTTCCGATGCCCGCCACTCATTGTCGGTGGTCAACGGCCACGCCTTAGGCATGATCGCCGTTGGTCAGAAGCTCGGGCAGGCATATTATCATGGGCCACATGCCCAGGGAGCGGTTCTGCTGCTGATCGTCGAACCGGAGATGCCCTGGTCGGTCGATCACAGTCTGCAGCGCATCACTGCCAACTTCCCGCAGATCATAGCGCAGATGGAAGTCGCAGATCACAAGAACGCGCTCTTCCATTATCTGCAGCACTACGGACTGGAACCAAAAGTGAGCGCGCATGCCCTCGTGGTCGAAGAAGACGGACAGGAACTGCTCCAAGCCACATTCGATGAGCTCAACCGCCTGCAGGAATTAAAGGCGTCGCTGTCATAA